In Geotrypetes seraphini chromosome 4, aGeoSer1.1, whole genome shotgun sequence, a single window of DNA contains:
- the GOLGA7B gene encoding golgin subfamily A member 7B, giving the protein MSFWVNDNNYGLSKTTVMKKQTQVPSSSTILSRTFIVHWQSCILKNIYSLFQGHNLQELRRSASLATKVFIQRDYSEGTMCQFQTKFPPELDSRIERQLFEETVKNLNNYYVEAEKIGGSSYLEGCLACATAYFIFLCMETHYEKVLKKISKYIQEQNEKIYAPRGLLITDPVERGMRVIEISIYEDRCSSGSSSSGSSSSTSSGGGGGVANRGR; this is encoded by the exons ATGTCTTTTTGGGTGAACGACAATAATTATGGGCTTTCTAAAACAACTGTGATGAAGAAACAGACACAAGT CCCAAGCTCTAGCACAATTCTTAGTAGAACCTTTATTGTTCACTGGCAATCTTGCATTCTTAAAAACATCTATTCTCTTTTTCAGGGTCACAATTTGCAAGAGCTTAGGAGAAGTGCATCTCTGGCCACCAAAGTCTTTATTCAGAGAGATTACAGTGAAGGAACCATGTGTCAGTTTCAAACCAAATTTCCACCGGAACTGGATAGTCGG ATTGAGAGGCAGCTCTTCGAAGAAACTGTGAAGAACCTGAATAACTATTATGTGGAAGCCGAGAAGATTGGAGGCAGCTCGTATCTGGAAGGTTGTCTGGCATGTGCCACCGCCTATTTCATCTTCTTGTGTATGGAAACCCACTATGAGAAG gtGTTGAAGAAAATTTCCAAGTATATTCAGGAGCAGAATGAGAAGATCTATGCTCCCAGAGGCCTCCTAATTACAGACCCTGTAGAGCGTGGTATGAGAGTT ATTGAGATCTCAATTTATGAGGACCGATGCAGCAGtgggagcagcagcagtggcagctccAGTAGTACCAGCAGCGGAGGTGGAGGGGGGGTAGCCAACCGGGGCCGATGA